Proteins encoded in a region of the Leishmania panamensis strain MHOM/PA/94/PSC-1 chromosome 15 sequence genome:
- a CDS encoding lysyl-tRNA synthetase, putative (TriTrypDB/GeneDB-style sysID: LpmP.15.0270), which produces MLFLTDREKPFFTPSFANRNSKRERPSQMSSPKDLRIQIEALAFQIADIKKAGGTDCDEYKSLVKEMAALRSRLPQDEKKAKKEKTIEPSYFESRLAMVKEMGLLGAAYPHKYHRQYTIPQYRRKYAPLIAEPGTSLDETVTIAGRIIKKRSSGSKLHFITIQGDMETVQVISAIANYTDESKFAEIHSKLKRGDIIGVAGKPSLSKSNEFSLNAVEVTLLSTCYHMLPDDYFGLSSFEQRFRQRYLDLIVNRDNIKVFIQRANIIKYIRKFFDERDFVEVETPVLNQIAGGAAARPFVTHHNDLNQTMFLRIAPELYLKELVVGGMDRVYELGKQFRNESIDLTHNPEFTSCEAYWAYMDYNDWMTATEDLLYGLAMELHGSPIVRYAPKDSEGKLLPEVTFNFNKPFKRLHIIPELEKRLKISFDNVDFESDAGIQFLMDLCKKHKADCPSPYTAPRLLDALIAEFLEPECHDPCFICDHPRVMSPLAKWHRNDPRLTERFELFVNKKELANAYTELNNPIVQREEFVKQMLNRDKGDDESMKIDEGFIAALEHALPPTGGWGLGIDRLVMFLTSQSNIKEVLLFPAMKPEGKNAISYPPGTMLNGQGVPLLK; this is translated from the coding sequence ATGTTATTTTTGACTGACCGGGAAAAGCCATTTTTCACACCCTCTTTTGCTAATCGTAACAGTAAGCGAGAAAGGCCCTCCCAAATGTCGTCCCCCAAAGACCTCCGTATTCAGATCGAGGCTCTTGCCTTCCAAATCGCGGACATCAAGAAGGCGGGAGGTACTGATTGCGATGAGTACAAGTCACTGGTAAAGGAAATGGCTGCGCTTCGCAGCCGACTTCCGCAAGAtgagaagaaggcgaagaaggaaaagacaaTAGAGCCGTCGTACTTTGAGTCGCGCCTGGCGATGGTCAAGGAGATGGGTCTTCTCGGTGCTGCCTACCCGCATAAGTACCACCGTCAGTATACGATTCCTCAGTACCGCAGGAAGTACGCACCTTTGATAGCAGAGCCCGGTACTTCCCTTGACGAAACGGTCACTATAGCGGGTCGCATCATTAAGAAGCGTAGTTCCGGATCAAAGCTGCACTTCATTACTATCCAGGGTGATATGGAGACTGTGCAGGTCATTTCCGCTATTGCTAATTACACTGACGAGTCGAAGTTTGCTGAGATCCACTCTAAGCTAAAGCGTGGTGATATTATCGGCGTTGCGGGAAAGCCATCCCTATCAAAGAGCAACGAGTTCTCACTCAATGCTGTCGAAGTTACGCTTCTCTCAACTTGCTACCACATGCTACCCGACGACTACTTCGGTCTTTCTTCCTTTGAGCAGCGCTTCCGTCAGCGCTACCTTGACTTGATCGTCAATCGCGACAATATCAAGGTATTCATTCAGCGTGCAAATATCATCAAATACATTCGTAAGTTCTTTGATGAACGTGACTTTGTGGAGGTTGAGACACCAGTGCTCAACCAAatcgctggtggcgctgcggctcgtCCCTTTGTGACGCACCATAACGATCTCAACCAGACCATGTTCCTGCGTATAGCACCAGAGCTCTACTTGAAAGAGCTTGTCGTCGGTGGTATGGATCGCGTGTACGAACTCGGCAAGCAGTTCCGTAACGAGAGCATTGATCTGACGCACAACCCGGAATTCACAAGCTGCGAGGCATACTGGGCGTATATGGACTACAACGATTGGATGACCGCCACAGAAGACCTTTTGTACGGTCTGGCCATGGAGCTTCATGGCTCACCTATCGTCCGCTATGCGCCAAAGGATTCTGAAGGAAAGCTGCTGCCAGAGGTTACCTTTAATTTCAACAAACCGTTTAAACGCCTGCACATTATCccggagctggagaagcgctTGAAGATATCCTTTGACAACGTTGACTTCGAGTCGGATGCGGGTATCCAGTTTCTGATGGACTTATGCAAGAAGCACAAGGCCGACTGCCCGTCACCCTACACAGCACCTCGTCTCCTCGATGCCCTCATCGCCGAGTTTCTCGAGCCTGAGTGCCACGATCCCTGCTTCATCTGCGATCACCCTCGCGTGATGTCACCTCTCGCTAAGTGGCACCGTAATGACCCCCGCCTGACGGAGCGCTTTGAGCTGTTTGTCAACAAGAAAGAGCTCGCTAATGCGTACACCGAGCTGAACAACCCTATCGTGCAACGTGAGGAGTTTGTCAAGCAGATGCTAAACCGCGACAAGGGCGATGACGAGTCAATGAAGATTGATGAGGGCTTCATCGCTGCGCTGGAGCATGCGCTGCCTCCCACTGGTGGCTGGGGTCTCGGTATTGACCGCCTTGTGATGTTCCTCACAAGCCAGTCCAACATCAAGGAAGTGCTTCTGTTTCCTGCCATGAAGCCCGAGGGCAAGAATGCGATTAGCTACCCTCCGGGCACAATGCTTAACGGTCAGGGCGTTCCTCTGTTGAAGTAA